The following are encoded in a window of Telmatobacter sp. DSM 110680 genomic DNA:
- a CDS encoding Tad domain-containing protein, whose amino-acid sequence MKQKPSRSFRNEDGQALPWMALLITLIMGAAGLTIDLGHAYVCYRKLQSSTDAAALAGAYAMAQSGATQTGVKAEVSSYSSVTGAVNATLNLPNAAVQSSFKCITDSPIVNVGCTAFNTSTTNVPNGYNVIQVTQQSTVPTFFIGALTFWSQKPQTSLTLSTVATAAMQSGPPEQVNVAIVVDTTASMASNDNDPLCGKTRIYCALGGVQTLLEGLTPCAAGYTSTNCTPYDRVSLFTFPAVEASQVSNDTNCKGTNPQIESYTTPAAGAAWSSLSSATTTYQITGYGTNYSSTNGKGGSLPSTSNSTIVAATTPTGKCGMQTPGGAGTYYAGVIYEAQSSLIAQSTANANTKNILVILSDGDASSGNGGNSCSLPGGYCILDSSGKPATNQGATYPSLQDQCAQAIAAANYASSQGTTVYTIAYGSPSSGCSTDVYNSKTNTAGTNVTPCQAMQKMSSGWPTDTSHFFSDSTATGGGSCVSTNGGSLNTIFTNLAAQFSSARLVPNNIS is encoded by the coding sequence ATGAAGCAGAAACCTTCGAGGTCTTTTCGCAATGAGGATGGACAAGCTCTTCCCTGGATGGCCCTTCTGATCACCTTGATCATGGGCGCTGCGGGATTGACGATTGATCTTGGTCACGCCTACGTTTGCTATCGCAAATTGCAGTCCTCGACGGATGCGGCTGCACTGGCAGGCGCCTACGCCATGGCGCAATCCGGTGCGACGCAAACCGGAGTCAAGGCCGAAGTGTCTTCTTATAGCTCTGTGACGGGGGCTGTCAACGCCACACTGAACTTACCAAACGCGGCAGTTCAAAGCTCATTCAAGTGCATTACCGATTCCCCGATTGTGAATGTGGGCTGCACCGCATTCAACACATCCACTACGAACGTCCCCAACGGCTACAACGTAATTCAAGTCACGCAGCAATCCACAGTGCCCACCTTCTTCATCGGGGCACTGACCTTCTGGTCCCAAAAGCCCCAAACTAGTCTCACCCTGAGCACGGTAGCGACCGCAGCCATGCAAAGCGGCCCACCTGAGCAGGTGAACGTGGCCATCGTTGTCGATACAACGGCTTCCATGGCCAGCAACGACAATGACCCGCTCTGCGGCAAAACAAGAATCTATTGCGCGCTCGGTGGAGTTCAAACCCTGCTTGAAGGACTCACACCCTGTGCCGCCGGTTACACAAGTACGAACTGCACACCCTACGACCGAGTTAGCTTGTTTACCTTTCCCGCCGTCGAAGCTAGTCAGGTATCCAACGACACCAACTGCAAAGGGACCAACCCCCAGATTGAGTCCTACACTACCCCCGCAGCGGGCGCGGCCTGGTCTAGTTTGTCCAGTGCTACGACCACGTATCAGATTACGGGGTATGGGACCAACTATAGCTCGACGAACGGGAAAGGAGGGTCGTTGCCCAGCACGTCCAATTCAACCATCGTGGCCGCGACCACTCCTACAGGTAAATGCGGTATGCAAACGCCCGGCGGCGCAGGCACTTACTATGCTGGCGTGATCTACGAGGCACAGTCCTCGCTCATCGCCCAATCGACGGCCAATGCGAACACCAAGAACATTCTGGTCATCCTCAGCGACGGCGACGCCAGTTCCGGCAACGGAGGCAACAGCTGCAGTCTGCCAGGAGGCTACTGCATACTTGACTCCTCCGGCAAACCTGCGACGAATCAAGGCGCGACTTACCCCTCACTTCAGGATCAATGCGCACAGGCGATCGCCGCCGCAAATTACGCCAGCAGCCAGGGTACGACCGTGTACACAATTGCCTACGGATCTCCGAGTTCCGGTTGTTCGACAGACGTGTACAACAGCAAGACGAATACGGCCGGCACGAATGTTACTCCTTGCCAGGCAATGCAGAAGATGTCGAGTGGGTGGCCAACAGACACCTCGCATTTCTTTTCGGATTCCACAGCAACGGGCGGCGGCTCTTGCGTCTCCACCAACGGCGGGAGTTTGAATACCATCTTTACGAATCTTGCTGCGCAATTCAGTTCAGCTAGGTTGGTGCCTAACAACATAAGTTGA
- the adh gene encoding aldehyde dehydrogenase translates to MATMTEPIPGKLSDKVSFRPRYGNYIGGKWVEPASGQYFENVTPITGKTFCEIPRSNAQDVERALDAAHSARESWGHTSPTHRAILMNKIAQRMEDNLDILALAETWDNGKPIRETVNADLPLAIDHWRYFAGCIRAQEGTISEIDHDTIAYHFHEPLGVVGQIIPWNFPILMATWKLAPAIAAGNCVVLKPAEQTPASILVWAELCADILPPGVLNIVNGFGLEAGKPLASSSRVAKIAFTGETTTGRLIMQYASQNLIPVTLELGGKSPNIFFADVLNEDDDFFDKAIEGFVMFALNQGEVCTCPSRALIQESIYDRFMERALKRVAAIKQANPLESDTMIGAQVSTEQLEKILSYIDIGKKEGAEVLAGGERAHPGGELDNGFYVQPTVFKGHNKMRIFQEEIFGPVVSVTTFKNEADALEIANDTLYGLGAGLWTRDVNRVHRLGRGIQAGRVWVNCYHAYPAHAAFGGYKQSGIGRETHSMMLDHYQQTKNMLVSYSPKKLGFF, encoded by the coding sequence ATGGCGACCATGACTGAACCGATTCCGGGCAAGCTCAGTGACAAAGTGAGCTTCCGCCCTCGCTATGGCAACTACATTGGCGGCAAGTGGGTCGAGCCCGCGTCCGGCCAATATTTTGAGAATGTAACGCCGATTACCGGCAAGACTTTTTGCGAAATTCCGCGCTCCAATGCGCAAGATGTTGAGCGGGCTCTCGATGCTGCGCACTCGGCTCGCGAGAGTTGGGGACACACGAGCCCCACCCACCGCGCCATCCTGATGAACAAAATTGCGCAGCGCATGGAAGACAATCTCGACATCCTTGCGCTGGCCGAAACCTGGGACAACGGCAAGCCAATCCGCGAAACCGTCAACGCCGATCTTCCGCTTGCGATCGACCACTGGCGCTACTTTGCCGGCTGCATCCGAGCGCAGGAAGGTACGATCTCCGAAATCGATCATGACACTATTGCGTATCACTTCCATGAGCCGCTCGGAGTCGTCGGTCAGATCATTCCATGGAATTTCCCGATATTGATGGCAACGTGGAAACTGGCTCCGGCTATCGCTGCAGGCAATTGCGTGGTACTGAAGCCGGCCGAGCAGACGCCCGCCAGCATTCTCGTCTGGGCTGAACTCTGCGCCGACATTCTTCCTCCCGGCGTTCTGAACATTGTCAACGGATTCGGCCTCGAAGCCGGAAAGCCGCTGGCATCAAGTTCCCGGGTTGCCAAAATCGCCTTCACCGGTGAAACCACCACCGGCCGCCTGATTATGCAATATGCCAGCCAGAATTTAATTCCCGTCACATTGGAACTCGGCGGCAAATCCCCAAACATTTTCTTCGCAGATGTGCTCAACGAAGACGATGACTTTTTCGATAAGGCCATCGAAGGCTTCGTGATGTTCGCACTCAATCAAGGCGAGGTCTGCACCTGTCCCAGCCGCGCGCTGATCCAGGAGAGCATCTACGACAGGTTTATGGAGCGTGCACTCAAGCGGGTAGCAGCCATCAAACAGGCCAATCCTCTGGAGAGCGACACCATGATTGGCGCGCAGGTATCGACGGAGCAGTTGGAGAAGATCCTGAGCTACATCGATATCGGCAAGAAGGAAGGCGCGGAAGTGCTTGCCGGAGGCGAGCGGGCTCATCCTGGAGGCGAGCTGGACAACGGGTTCTACGTCCAGCCAACGGTCTTCAAAGGCCACAACAAGATGCGCATCTTCCAGGAGGAAATCTTCGGACCGGTGGTCTCCGTCACCACGTTCAAGAACGAAGCCGATGCGCTTGAGATCGCCAACGACACGCTCTATGGATTGGGCGCGGGTCTTTGGACGCGGGATGTAAATCGTGTCCATCGCCTTGGCCGCGGCATTCAGGCAGGACGGGTGTGGGTCAATTGCTATCACGCGTATCCGGCACATGCCGCGTTTGGCGGCTACAAACAATCCGGCATCGGGCGCGAAACCCACAGCATGATGCTCGATCACTATCAGCAGACCAAGAACATGCTGGTCAGCTACAGCCCGAAGAAGCTGGGCTTCTTCTAA
- a CDS encoding ABC transporter ATP-binding protein yields MANDKLIDIEDLTKVFYTDEVETHALSGIHLTISRGEYVAMSGPSGCGKSTLLSILGLLDTPTGGKYLLNNKPVENLSFGERSRIRNQEIGFIFQSFNLIGDLTVEENVELPLTYRAGMPSAERKKRVKEALERVNMAHRMRHYPAQLSGGQQQRVAVARALAGSPSILLADEPTGNLDSKNGEAVMHLLADLHREGSTICMVTHDPRFAKHAEREVHLFDGKVVSEDELKKLTEEVEA; encoded by the coding sequence ATGGCAAACGACAAGCTGATTGACATTGAAGACCTGACCAAAGTCTTCTACACCGATGAAGTGGAGACTCACGCGCTCTCCGGTATTCACCTCACCATCTCGCGTGGAGAGTACGTCGCCATGTCCGGCCCTTCAGGCTGCGGCAAGTCTACGCTGCTGTCGATCCTGGGTCTGCTCGATACACCCACGGGCGGCAAATACCTGCTTAACAACAAGCCGGTAGAGAACCTGAGCTTCGGCGAGCGCTCGCGCATTCGCAACCAGGAGATCGGCTTCATCTTTCAGAGTTTTAATCTGATCGGCGATCTCACCGTGGAAGAGAACGTGGAGCTGCCGCTCACCTATCGCGCCGGCATGCCTTCGGCGGAACGCAAGAAGCGCGTCAAGGAAGCCCTGGAGCGCGTGAATATGGCGCACCGCATGCGGCATTATCCCGCACAGCTCTCAGGCGGTCAGCAGCAGCGTGTCGCCGTAGCTCGCGCACTTGCTGGATCTCCTTCGATCTTGCTGGCTGATGAGCCTACCGGAAACCTCGACTCGAAGAATGGTGAAGCCGTCATGCATCTGCTTGCCGATCTGCACCGCGAAGGCTCGACCATCTGCATGGTGACGCACGATCCGCGTTTTGCTAAGCACGCCGAGCGCGAAGTACACCTCTTCGACGGCAAAGTCGTATCGGAAGACGAGCTCAAAAAGCTTACGGAAGAAGTGGAGGCCTAG
- a CDS encoding EAL domain-containing protein yields MLRRAVGHEAGKGETRAYALVRMIEILRNAAVFVSVWCAIPAVPAIAVSTHIPELTSIQSIRHTKPSTIGEVPLHVRGVVTYYDIVAPNLFIQDKTGGIWVDLRGSQVTPPSPGQLLDLHGVVGFGFTPYVAKPNWKVVGTAPAPKALHLTYDDAATGTSDGQWVQMEGVVRSFVQQAEGNVLVIDVATPTGVFKVRVPNFRGPFPIELADAKVRFVGVCGAAFNSRNQLIAIHLLMPSIKDLEVLEAPPQDPFAAPVIPISQVRHFSADLTDEHRVKVIGTVTAIFPNQGIYITDDSGGLYAESQDGSPLTEGDQVEVIGFPAAGTFSPVLRSARIRPTARHFLPTIATINGRAALKGVYDAQLVNIPGTLISYRQRVNSQALVLESDDHVTFEAVFARTGLPLLSIPEGSRISLTGICAVKADENGNPSEFAVVLRSPNDIRVVSSPPWLNAPRAVTILSGFMFSTLAVTGWVFILRRRIRKQTRIITEKLMNEMALEERYRNIFERNLTGLYVAAADGRILDCNDACARILGYNGRHELLGNSACAEKIIRKFHVSLSDASFTVGTEQSFERLDGTEGWALCSLKAVSEKDVEGQVFEGSLIDISERKIAQDRVQFLAYFDTLTKLPNRTLVHDRLSQAIAVAKRRREKLGVLHLDIDSFKIINDCLGHSRGDELLQSIAQRLQGCARKDDTVARLGGDEFLIVLGSIGSFADAAMAAERIAGELKPPFNLNGNSLSVTCSIGISTYPDHGKDAETLIKNADVAMYASKGKGRNTFSFFSEDMTAQAIERLQLGNSMRGAMDRGEFYLVFQPEFNLRTGAVSCWEALLRWKHPELGLVPPDKFIPIAEANGMIVPLGEWVLRTACQHARGWHAAGNKVPVAVNVSAVQFRQIGFCDLVKDVLNETGLYPEYLELEITESLLLATEDMRFEVLSQLKTLGVKLAIDDFGTGYSSLSYLKQLPVSKLKIDRSFVRDLHRNGNEEGITAAIIQMAKCLDLTVTAEGVENEQQLQFLRQQHCDDVQGFLFSKPLRADQMDFQSRKASALFEILSMGIAD; encoded by the coding sequence ATGCTAAGGCGGGCGGTTGGCCACGAGGCAGGAAAGGGTGAAACTCGTGCCTATGCGCTGGTCCGGATGATCGAGATTCTAAGGAACGCGGCGGTTTTCGTGTCCGTGTGGTGCGCAATTCCGGCAGTTCCCGCCATTGCGGTTTCCACTCACATTCCAGAACTCACGTCAATTCAGTCAATCCGCCACACTAAACCGTCAACTATTGGTGAAGTTCCGCTGCATGTTCGCGGCGTCGTGACATATTACGACATAGTCGCGCCCAATCTTTTCATCCAGGACAAAACGGGTGGAATTTGGGTGGACCTTCGGGGGTCTCAGGTCACGCCTCCTTCGCCTGGACAACTGCTCGATCTTCACGGCGTTGTCGGCTTCGGCTTTACTCCCTACGTTGCGAAGCCAAACTGGAAAGTCGTGGGCACTGCGCCGGCGCCAAAAGCGCTGCATCTTACCTACGACGACGCGGCGACTGGTACGTCTGACGGGCAGTGGGTGCAGATGGAGGGCGTTGTTCGGTCCTTCGTGCAGCAGGCTGAAGGAAACGTGCTGGTGATCGATGTCGCGACCCCAACCGGCGTTTTCAAGGTTAGAGTCCCCAATTTCCGTGGTCCTTTTCCGATTGAACTTGCCGACGCCAAGGTTCGATTTGTTGGTGTCTGCGGTGCAGCATTCAACAGCCGCAATCAACTGATTGCGATCCACCTTTTGATGCCCTCTATCAAGGACCTTGAGGTTCTTGAGGCTCCCCCCCAAGATCCGTTCGCGGCACCGGTAATTCCGATATCCCAGGTACGTCACTTTTCGGCCGACCTCACCGACGAACATCGAGTTAAGGTCATCGGAACAGTGACAGCAATATTTCCGAATCAGGGAATCTACATCACAGATGACTCTGGCGGCCTTTATGCCGAAAGCCAGGATGGATCACCGTTGACTGAGGGTGACCAAGTTGAGGTTATCGGATTTCCAGCAGCAGGCACCTTCAGTCCAGTCTTAAGGTCCGCCCGGATACGGCCCACCGCTAGGCACTTTCTTCCGACCATCGCGACGATCAATGGTCGGGCTGCGCTCAAAGGCGTGTACGACGCCCAACTCGTCAACATCCCGGGAACGCTCATCTCCTATCGGCAGAGAGTCAATAGCCAGGCACTCGTTTTGGAGTCGGATGATCATGTGACCTTTGAAGCGGTCTTTGCGCGAACTGGGCTTCCGCTCTTGAGCATCCCTGAGGGCAGCCGGATCTCTCTTACTGGTATTTGCGCGGTCAAAGCCGACGAAAACGGCAATCCCTCAGAATTCGCAGTCGTACTTCGTTCCCCAAATGACATCCGCGTCGTCTCCTCTCCACCATGGCTTAACGCTCCAAGGGCCGTGACCATTCTTTCTGGGTTCATGTTCTCCACCCTGGCTGTCACCGGCTGGGTATTCATCCTTCGCAGGCGGATTCGCAAGCAGACGCGGATCATCACTGAAAAGCTGATGAATGAGATGGCGCTCGAGGAAAGATACCGAAACATTTTCGAACGCAATCTGACCGGGCTTTATGTTGCTGCGGCCGACGGTCGAATTCTTGATTGCAACGACGCGTGCGCGCGGATTCTTGGCTATAACGGCCGGCACGAGCTGCTTGGAAACAGCGCTTGTGCCGAGAAGATTATTCGGAAGTTCCACGTGAGCCTATCCGACGCAAGCTTTACGGTGGGAACCGAACAGTCCTTTGAACGTCTGGACGGCACCGAGGGTTGGGCGTTGTGCAGCCTCAAGGCGGTGAGCGAAAAGGACGTCGAGGGGCAGGTTTTCGAGGGCTCGTTGATTGACATCTCCGAGCGCAAGATTGCCCAGGATAGAGTTCAGTTTCTGGCTTACTTTGACACGCTCACCAAACTGCCGAATCGCACGCTGGTTCACGATCGCCTGTCTCAGGCCATTGCAGTGGCGAAGCGCCGTCGCGAAAAGCTGGGAGTGCTTCATCTCGACATCGACAGTTTTAAGATCATCAATGATTGTCTCGGCCATTCGCGCGGAGATGAACTTCTGCAAAGTATTGCGCAAAGATTACAGGGGTGTGCGCGCAAAGACGATACCGTTGCCCGACTGGGCGGAGATGAATTTCTGATCGTTCTCGGTTCGATCGGCTCATTTGCGGACGCAGCCATGGCTGCGGAGCGGATTGCCGGAGAATTGAAGCCGCCATTTAACCTCAACGGGAATTCGCTGAGTGTCACCTGCAGCATCGGCATCAGCACCTATCCGGACCACGGGAAAGATGCGGAAACGCTAATTAAAAATGCCGATGTGGCAATGTATGCGTCAAAGGGCAAGGGACGGAACACGTTCAGTTTTTTCTCAGAGGATATGACTGCGCAGGCGATCGAACGCTTGCAACTCGGCAACAGCATGCGCGGCGCCATGGACCGCGGAGAGTTCTACCTGGTCTTTCAGCCCGAGTTCAACCTCCGAACCGGTGCGGTCTCGTGCTGGGAGGCTCTCCTCAGATGGAAGCATCCGGAATTGGGCTTGGTTCCACCCGACAAGTTCATTCCGATCGCCGAGGCCAACGGGATGATCGTTCCGCTGGGCGAGTGGGTACTGAGAACGGCATGCCAACATGCACGCGGGTGGCACGCTGCCGGAAACAAAGTGCCTGTCGCGGTGAATGTTTCTGCTGTGCAGTTCCGCCAGATAGGCTTCTGTGACCTCGTAAAGGATGTACTCAACGAGACAGGCTTGTATCCCGAGTACCTTGAACTTGAAATCACCGAGAGCTTGCTTCTTGCCACAGAGGACATGCGATTCGAGGTTCTGAGTCAATTAAAGACGCTGGGAGTGAAGCTTGCCATCGACGATTTTGGGACTGGCTATTCGAGTCTCAGCTACCTGAAGCAACTTCCTGTCAGCAAGCTCAAGATCGATCGCAGTTTCGTCCGTGATCTGCATCGTAACGGCAACGAAGAAGGCATAACCGCGGCGATCATCCAGATGGCGAAATGCCTGGATCTGACCGTGACTGCTGAGGGAGTAGAAAACGAGCAGCAGTTGCAATTTCTGCGTCAGCAGCATTGCGACGATGTGCAGGGCTTCTTGTTCAGCAAGCCGCTTCGGGCTGATCAGATGGATTTTCAAAGCAGGAAAGCCTCAGCGCTCTTTGAAATCCTGTCGATGGGCATCGCCGACTAA
- a CDS encoding TadE/TadG family type IV pilus assembly protein — MNCSDASPQIPFEHRGALTLSNRFSNHETGSALVEMAVVLPIILCLFTGIFSVSAALYQKLQLAEAMSSAGRVLAADRGATDPCSDAVTALNAASPGLASSSIGITITINGNSYGTNKSTVSCTTAGGNNNPLMPAGSTATIQASYPCSLSIYGVKGLSCAIGEQIGEVVQ, encoded by the coding sequence ATGAACTGTTCAGACGCGTCTCCCCAGATCCCTTTTGAACACCGGGGCGCCCTCACGCTCTCGAATCGCTTTAGCAATCATGAGACCGGCAGTGCTCTGGTTGAGATGGCCGTGGTCTTGCCCATCATCCTGTGCCTGTTCACCGGTATTTTTTCCGTTTCAGCTGCTCTGTATCAGAAGCTGCAACTTGCCGAAGCCATGAGCAGCGCGGGACGAGTACTCGCAGCAGACCGGGGCGCAACTGACCCGTGCTCCGATGCTGTGACAGCCCTGAACGCCGCATCCCCCGGACTAGCTTCGAGCAGCATTGGTATCACCATCACCATCAATGGCAACTCCTACGGCACAAACAAGTCCACCGTCTCCTGCACCACGGCCGGCGGAAATAACAACCCGCTTATGCCCGCTGGATCGACCGCGACCATTCAGGCCAGCTATCCGTGTTCGTTGTCGATCTATGGCGTCAAAGGATTGTCCTGCGCTATCGGCGAACAGATAGGCGAGGTGGTGCAATGA
- a CDS encoding acetyl-CoA C-acetyltransferase, with the protein MSEVVIVSAVRTAIGKFQGSLQSYTSPRLGALVVKEAVRRAGVDPAQVDDCIMGCVLQAGVGQAPARQAAIFAGIPPEAGALTVNQVCGSGLRAISLAAQAVQTGDSGIVVAGGMESMSNAPYLLPQARNGYRMGNGTLVDAMINDGLWDVYNEFHMGAAAEMVAEKYHISRADQDAFAAESHRRAGAATTEGRFRAQILPVEVPPAKKGEAPRAFDADEAIRPDTTAEILAKLKPAFKKDGTVTAGNAPGVSDGAAAVVVSSAERATELGLKPMVIVRAQATAGRAPEWFSLAPIDAVRKVVAKAGWSLESVDLFELNEAFSVQALSVIRELGLDQARVNVNGGAVALGHPIGASGAAVLVKLIYAMADRGAKRGIASLCLGGGGAVALAVELPLG; encoded by the coding sequence ATGTCAGAGGTCGTGATCGTTTCGGCCGTTCGTACCGCCATCGGCAAATTTCAGGGTTCACTGCAGTCGTACACTTCTCCCCGCCTGGGAGCATTGGTCGTCAAAGAAGCTGTTCGGCGGGCGGGAGTTGACCCCGCGCAGGTCGACGACTGCATCATGGGCTGCGTCCTGCAGGCGGGAGTCGGCCAGGCTCCGGCACGCCAGGCTGCAATCTTTGCCGGAATTCCACCCGAGGCCGGCGCTCTTACGGTGAATCAGGTTTGCGGCTCGGGCCTTCGGGCTATTTCACTCGCAGCGCAGGCCGTTCAGACCGGCGACTCCGGGATTGTCGTTGCGGGTGGCATGGAGTCGATGTCCAACGCGCCATACCTTCTGCCGCAGGCGCGCAACGGCTATCGCATGGGCAATGGCACGCTCGTCGACGCTATGATCAACGACGGACTGTGGGACGTCTACAACGAGTTCCATATGGGTGCTGCGGCTGAAATGGTTGCGGAAAAATACCACATCAGCCGAGCCGATCAGGATGCCTTTGCTGCTGAATCGCACCGCCGTGCTGGCGCAGCCACCACTGAAGGCCGCTTCCGTGCGCAGATCTTGCCAGTAGAAGTTCCCCCGGCGAAGAAGGGCGAAGCACCGCGCGCATTCGACGCCGACGAAGCGATCCGCCCCGACACTACCGCCGAGATACTTGCCAAACTGAAGCCGGCCTTCAAGAAAGACGGCACGGTGACGGCAGGCAACGCGCCGGGTGTAAGCGATGGCGCCGCTGCGGTTGTTGTAAGCAGTGCCGAACGGGCAACGGAACTGGGATTAAAGCCGATGGTGATCGTCCGTGCGCAGGCCACTGCGGGGCGTGCGCCTGAATGGTTTTCGCTCGCTCCCATTGACGCGGTGCGCAAGGTCGTTGCCAAGGCGGGCTGGTCACTCGAGTCTGTGGATCTGTTCGAGTTGAACGAAGCGTTCAGCGTACAGGCGCTGTCGGTCATCAGAGAACTTGGACTCGACCAGGCGCGCGTCAACGTCAACGGCGGAGCAGTCGCCTTGGGGCACCCTATCGGAGCAAGCGGTGCAGCGGTGCTGGTAAAGCTGATCTATGCCATGGCCGATCGCGGCGCGAAACGGGGCATTGCTTCGCTTTGCCTAGGTGGTGGTGGCGCCGTTGCGCTGGCAGTCGAACTACCCCTGGGTTGA
- a CDS encoding efflux RND transporter periplasmic adaptor subunit, producing the protein MKKQKRRRLIIWAGIGVVVLTVAVVLVSRLKPAAPTVDASTVWPDTVKRGNMIRQVRGSTGTLVPREDSIELIPALTDATVVRIRVLPGTIVKADTILMDLAAPEVEQKLLDAKLAVKAAEADNRSLQATLQSTLMDKKIAAALVNTENTQDQLQAKTDEQLYKLGVIAGIAYDKSKGTADQLAAQQKLSLQQLELNERNIEVQLASSQAKIEQAKALLALYQKQSAALEVRAGIGGEVDPLPVPLGVGSHVTAGQSLAEVVQLGKLKAALQIAETQARDIQIGLPASVDTHNGVVSGHVTRIDPAVLNGTRTVDVQLDGDLPAGAVKGLSVDGTIDLERLKDVLYVGRPALGNENSTLSLFKESPDHKTAERVQVKVGRASVNSIQVLDGLKEGDTVILSDMSRYDAVDRIRLE; encoded by the coding sequence TTGAAAAAGCAAAAGCGGCGCCGCCTCATCATTTGGGCCGGCATTGGGGTGGTGGTTCTTACGGTTGCAGTGGTTCTGGTTTCCCGGCTCAAGCCGGCAGCTCCCACGGTCGATGCGTCAACTGTTTGGCCGGACACTGTGAAGCGCGGCAACATGATCCGGCAGGTACGTGGCTCGACCGGCACTCTGGTTCCTCGCGAAGACTCGATCGAATTGATCCCCGCACTTACCGATGCCACGGTGGTGCGGATACGTGTGCTGCCCGGAACCATCGTCAAAGCTGACACCATATTGATGGACCTGGCTGCGCCGGAAGTCGAACAGAAGCTTCTCGACGCGAAGTTAGCGGTCAAGGCCGCGGAAGCCGACAACAGGAGCCTTCAGGCAACCCTGCAGAGCACCTTGATGGACAAGAAGATCGCAGCGGCCCTGGTCAACACTGAGAACACCCAGGACCAGTTGCAAGCCAAGACCGATGAGCAGCTTTACAAGCTCGGTGTAATTGCCGGCATCGCGTATGACAAATCAAAGGGGACCGCTGATCAGTTAGCCGCACAGCAGAAGCTCAGTCTGCAGCAGCTGGAACTGAATGAGAGGAATATCGAGGTTCAGCTCGCGTCTTCGCAAGCCAAGATCGAACAGGCCAAAGCGCTGCTGGCCCTCTATCAAAAGCAGTCGGCAGCGCTCGAAGTGCGCGCCGGAATCGGGGGGGAGGTTGACCCGCTACCTGTTCCACTCGGGGTGGGCTCGCACGTGACCGCTGGCCAGTCATTGGCCGAGGTAGTGCAGTTGGGCAAATTAAAGGCTGCACTGCAGATTGCCGAGACGCAGGCGCGTGACATCCAGATAGGGCTGCCAGCTTCGGTCGATACGCATAATGGCGTTGTTTCCGGTCACGTCACCCGTATTGATCCCGCGGTATTGAACGGAACGCGCACCGTTGACGTACAACTCGATGGAGATCTTCCCGCAGGCGCGGTCAAGGGACTGAGTGTTGACGGGACGATCGATCTGGAACGACTTAAAGACGTGCTCTATGTTGGCCGGCCTGCGCTGGGCAATGAGAACTCGACACTGAGTCTTTTCAAGGAATCTCCAGACCACAAGACGGCTGAGCGTGTCCAGGTCAAAGTCGGCCGCGCGTCGGTCAATAGTATCCAGGTACTCGACGGTTTGAAGGAAGGCGATACCGTAATTCTTTCCGACATGTCGCGCTATGACGCAGTAGATCGCATTCGCCTTGAGTAA
- a CDS encoding DUF779 domain-containing protein, producing the protein MSEIPKQVEATDLAIHLIRVLREKHGPLMFHQSGGCCDGSSPMCYPRGEFMVGDSDIQLGEVDGEPFYMSRSQFEYWKHTHLTLDVVPGRGGMFSLDGPEGLRFLIRSRVFDDNEIRELREAGRI; encoded by the coding sequence ATGTCGGAGATCCCCAAACAAGTCGAAGCCACCGATCTGGCCATTCACCTCATTCGCGTCTTGCGTGAGAAACATGGGCCGCTCATGTTTCACCAATCGGGGGGCTGTTGCGACGGCAGTTCTCCGATGTGCTATCCGCGCGGCGAATTCATGGTGGGCGACTCCGACATCCAACTCGGTGAGGTCGACGGCGAACCGTTTTATATGAGCCGCAGCCAGTTTGAATACTGGAAGCACACCCACCTCACGCTCGACGTGGTTCCTGGTCGGGGCGGCATGTTCTCTCTCGATGGGCCTGAGGGCTTGCGCTTCCTCATTCGTTCCCGTGTCTTCGATGACAATGAGATTCGCGAACTTCGCGAGGCTGGGCGCATCTAA